The genomic stretch GCTTGTTTGCGGAGACTCTCAGCTTCAGACCTCTCCTTCCAGCTCCTCCTTCTTGGGTCCACCCTGCCTTGCTGGCCTGGCCTCTCCAGAGTTGAGCTGGTGGGCGATGTGGGCTTACCCTCCACCAGCTCCTGACCCTCCTGCTTCTTGTATTCGGCCATCAGAGCATCGATGTCGAGAACGCTAGATCTGTAGCCATCTTTGATCCTCCCTGGGACCCTTGCACTGCCCACCTCAGGGTCCCTCCTGATGAGATCAATGGCTTCTGGGTGGCTTTTGGAAGCTGGGGGTGTTTTGGGGGCACTGCTGGGAGGTGTTCTGTTCCCACTATCCTTCGAATTGTTCTGAAAACCGGTGCCATCCTCTGGTCCCCGACGGATCCATAAGGCTTCAGCATCCAGGATTCTTTCACTAGAAGAATCCAGAGTCCTGTCCACAAGAGGTGATGGGCGGTCTGCTGGCTTCAGAGGTTTTGAACAGCTCGCACTGTGGTGTTCTTTGCCCTTAGTCCAGTTGTTACTGCCCTTGGCCTCCAGTGGCTCTTCATGGTTAAGAGAAACCAAGGTGGATgttagaggaagaggagaaggaggcaggactgtttttctagaatgttctgtcAAGTTTTCAGGCCCTGACTTAACAATGCTCTTTGCTTTCTGAGTATCAGGAATCTGATATGTCACTGCAAAAAATGTCGCCCTGGGTTCCAAAGACAACCCCTGCTTCACCGCTGGCTGAGTTGGGTCCTGGGAAGCACCTGGGCTCACCTCCCGGGTCTCCACCCTGTGGGGGGATAGCTCAGGTTTCCTTAAGGCACTGGTGGTGGGGCTCGAATGGTCTGTTCGTCTCTGCTCCACCTTCCAGGAGTTTTCTGGGCCCAGGAAGCTGAATTCTTCAAACTTCACGTCATGGGGCAACGTCCGCCGTCGCCACCTCTCAAGCCTCTGGTCCGGGGGACCCGCCTTCCGCATCCTGGCCTCGGGCTCTGGTGCCTGGGCCGGTTGTGGCTCACCCTCACCGGCAGCCACAGCGAGGGATCCCTTCTGCCCACGCACTTCTGGTTGCAGCCGTGCCCATATGTCAGACGGCTTGTCCTGATTCCTGGTTGGTAGATCCAGAGGGAACCCCTGGGGGGCACCCCTTTCTCCTGTGGAGCTGCAGCCTCCTGACTTGTTCCTGGCCCCATTCGGCCCTTCCTGCGGGGCTTCCCTGATGGCAGCCTGGCGGGCCCTACCAGAGCCGGCTTCGGGGCCACAGGGCCTGGCTGGGTGCTCGCTCTTGACTTCAGTGCTCAGTTCTGAGCCTTTCTCTTCACTGGCCACCATGGTGGCTTTATGCCAGTTCACAGTCACCCCACCTGTCCATTTGGGTGACAGGCAATTGCCCCCAAATGTGTCCCTCGGCTCTCGGAAGtcaggctttagcccactgacaTCGTGAGTCCCTCGAGCTTCCCAAATCAAACTGGCCCTTTGGACAGACCCCGCCTGACCTTCCAGCCTGCACTCCAGGTCAGCAGGGGTGACCTCATGCGACTGCTGCCTCCCCTTTGGAGAGAGCTGAGATCGGCCACTTCGCAGGGTCACGGCTTTTTCCTCTGACACCGCGGGGATGGCCTCACTGTGTACACGCTTGCCGACCGTGTGCACAATGTCATACCTGGGCTCAACCCTCTGGGATGGGGGAGGCTTTTCGGAGCGTTGGAGGAAGGGGGTTTTATTGCATTTCTCATCCAAAGGGTGTTCTTCAGGGAAGGGCATGTGAAACCCTTTGGGTTCACCATTCAGAAGGGCGGTCTGTCCCCACTTCTCTATACGGGGATTTTCAACCCATCTGGAGTTCTGTTTCACAAGGTTTGTCTTTTCTGGCACATCCTTCCCCAGCCAAGAGCTTCTCTCGTGCCTAGGTCTGACTTCTGAGACACGGGcatcagccccatccctggggggCGTGGCCGAGAGACAGTGTAGTGACTGGTCAGCCACTGTGTGTCTCTCCACATGATGCTCAAACACTGTGGCCCACACAGTCTGGAAGCTTCCATCATCTTCTGTAGTGCTGTCAGGAGGGCTCAGAGTCCTCCTCAAGCTTTCACCCCGACAGGTGCCGGGGACTTGGTGAGAGCTGTCTTTCCGCTCTGTCTGCCTAGACTTCTCCCGGAGCAAACCAGGCTTCCAGGGGCTTCTCAGGACAGATACTCCGTCCACACCATGGCCTTCCttttgctgggaaaaaaaaaaaaaaaaagaagcaatccaACTTAATTTAAGGgacttgagagagaaaggaagtggtGAGATGATAGAACAGCTGCTTTTAAAATCACAACCATGAGATACCATAAAATTCCAAAGACTGAACATACCCAGTGTGGGTAAGGATGTGGGAAAATGGACAATCCTGGATAATGCTGGCAAGGACATAAATGGGTATGACTTTTGGACAGTTCAGTATATGTCATGatcttaaaatattcatttccttttaatcTGGTCAATTTCCTCCCTAGGACGATTTCTTGTCTCAGATGCCCGAGTCTGGGTAAACAAGAGTGCTTGGGGAGGGAGCACTGCAGAGACAGAAAGCCAATGACACAGAAACAAACCTAAATGCCCACCTGTAGGGTGCAGGCTAAGTGAGCTCCGACATAATCCAGACAACGGAGTATCACAGGGCGCCTGGATccacagaagggaggggcagtggcTCCCAATGTCACATCTAACAACACAGAAAGCACTAAGGTGTGGGCAGGAGA from Neovison vison isolate M4711 chromosome 3, ASM_NN_V1, whole genome shotgun sequence encodes the following:
- the KIAA1671 gene encoding uncharacterized protein KIAA1671 homolog isoform X2, coding for MLCLRFSSPVSSNEVKYEKCSELSGELPKEPGEKQKEGHGVDGVSVLRSPWKPGLLREKSRQTERKDSSHQVPGTCRGESLRRTLSPPDSTTEDDGSFQTVWATVFEHHVERHTVADQSLHCLSATPPRDGADARVSEVRPRHERSSWLGKDVPEKTNLVKQNSRWVENPRIEKWGQTALLNGEPKGFHMPFPEEHPLDEKCNKTPFLQRSEKPPPSQRVEPRYDIVHTVGKRVHSEAIPAVSEEKAVTLRSGRSQLSPKGRQQSHEVTPADLECRLEGQAGSVQRASLIWEARGTHDVSGLKPDFREPRDTFGGNCLSPKWTGGVTVNWHKATMVASEEKGSELSTEVKSEHPARPCGPEAGSGRARQAAIREAPQEGPNGARNKSGGCSSTGERGAPQGFPLDLPTRNQDKPSDIWARLQPEVRGQKGSLAVAAGEGEPQPAQAPEPEARMRKAGPPDQRLERWRRRTLPHDVKFEEFSFLGPENSWKVEQRRTDHSSPTTSALRKPELSPHRVETREVSPGASQDPTQPAVKQGLSLEPRATFFAVTYQIPDTQKAKSIVKSGPENLTEHSRKTVLPPSPLPLTSTLVSLNHEEPLEAKGSNNWTKGKEHHSASCSKPLKPADRPSPLVDRTLDSSSERILDAEALWIRRGPEDGTGFQNNSKDSGNRTPPSSAPKTPPASKSHPEAIDLIRRDPEVGSARVPGRIKDGYRSSVLDIDALMAEYKKQEGQELVEGKPTSPTSSTLERPGQQGRVDPRRRSWKERSEAESLRKQASFAEANHGSAPGAVKQPAEALWTATNTELSPRLWAPPLSAPNEKHPETPSGPVGPWRKVLGVPEDDRKDFVSKHQSAKYQNSLAELKPTPWEDLGSGACVLARSTPTDQKKGTPKKSIGREGEGSVVQWGEHPYDCGRSLLNVKRACSEKGPPAKVREGLSVMQEARERRQEQPKGRSSLPGDSSEAKETKMGPCRRESGTRDIQKVLPQNVEKEDALPDREQPLWLGSPATLGPRRSHSLCKDKRSGPFVDQLKQCFSRRPPEAKDTDTLVQEADSQYGTWTDQRQSGESLAPESPSPDSSALSARRQLPSSRLSSLSSQTEATSAGDPHSYSRDQRSTSVDQSSTDLESTDGMEGLPPLDPCPAKRVDDFSFIDQTSVLDSSALKTRVQLSKRSRRRAPISHSLRRSRVSESESKSPLEEEADSAWMFKDSTEEKSPKREESDEEEEKPSRAERTPTSHPQRMPVFPGMDPAVLKAQLHKRPEADSPSEAPGWAPQPKTPKAPFTLGSRVLPSSVEKDDRSEEPSPQWLKELKSKKRQSLYENQA